A region from the Oceanidesulfovibrio marinus genome encodes:
- a CDS encoding methyl-accepting chemotaxis protein — protein MSLARKLTAGFAVVLVLLLVISTVSFFALETANEGFTDYRTLARDTNLMGRAQANMLQTRMKAKDFILSASEADKQAFEAEFQKAKEFIDQAFNEITNPERHQMVAAASENLGEYRAAFEEIVVHQNERNHLVQDILNLRGKEMEQELAQIMSSAHDNGDAEAAFRAGSSMHRLLLARLYVVKYIESNDKDAADRVKQEFTALNGQLSILGQELDSYQLRQVHTGLQEKLAIYTESFANLVEAITDRNTIIKNRLDVLGPQIAQNLEDVKLSVMREQDELGPRVQKSNNRALTVVLGVSITAVVLGVLIAWLIIRLVLRQLGGDPLLIQEVAQRLSKGDLTIQFTQRTIQGVYADMKVMVDRLKSVVGEVRSASENVASGSEELSASSESLSQGATEQAASVEEVSSSMEEMGANIRQNADNARETETIALKAAQDANEGGEAVSETVSAMQQIAEKISIIEEIARQTNLLALNAAIEAARAGEHGKGFAVVAAEVRKLAERSGAAAGEISDLSQNSVAVAEKAGNMLAKLVPDIQRTAELVQEIAAATVEQDAGADQINKAIQQLDQVIQQNASAAEEMASTSEELASQAEQLLSAMGFFQLDAMSGGGGGSGKFSAHVHRPQPLPSGDGNQKAKKNSKDKGMMLEMGESSDDDFERF, from the coding sequence ATGTCGCTCGCTCGGAAGCTGACGGCTGGTTTTGCAGTCGTGCTCGTACTCCTGCTGGTCATCAGCACTGTCTCTTTTTTCGCCCTGGAAACAGCGAACGAAGGATTCACGGACTACCGAACCCTTGCGAGGGATACGAACCTCATGGGCCGCGCCCAGGCCAACATGTTGCAGACGCGGATGAAGGCCAAGGACTTCATCCTCAGCGCATCAGAGGCGGACAAGCAAGCCTTTGAGGCGGAGTTTCAGAAAGCGAAAGAGTTTATCGACCAGGCGTTTAACGAGATCACCAACCCGGAGCGGCATCAGATGGTCGCTGCAGCCAGCGAGAACCTCGGGGAGTACAGGGCGGCGTTCGAGGAGATCGTGGTCCACCAGAACGAGCGCAACCATCTCGTCCAGGATATTCTCAACCTGCGCGGCAAAGAGATGGAGCAGGAGCTTGCCCAGATCATGTCATCCGCCCACGACAACGGCGACGCGGAAGCGGCGTTTCGCGCCGGATCGTCCATGCACCGCCTGCTCCTGGCCCGGCTCTATGTGGTCAAGTATATCGAATCCAACGACAAGGACGCCGCGGACCGGGTGAAACAGGAGTTCACCGCCTTGAACGGTCAGCTCAGCATACTCGGACAGGAGCTTGACAGCTATCAGCTGCGCCAAGTTCATACGGGACTGCAGGAAAAGCTCGCCATTTATACGGAATCGTTCGCCAATCTTGTCGAGGCAATCACGGATCGGAACACCATCATCAAAAACAGGCTCGACGTGCTCGGCCCGCAGATTGCGCAGAACCTCGAAGACGTGAAGCTGTCGGTCATGCGCGAACAGGACGAGCTCGGCCCCCGCGTACAGAAATCCAACAACCGCGCCCTTACCGTGGTGCTCGGCGTGTCCATCACCGCCGTGGTGCTCGGCGTGCTCATCGCCTGGCTCATCATCCGCCTTGTGCTGCGCCAGCTCGGCGGCGATCCATTGCTTATCCAGGAGGTTGCGCAGAGACTTTCCAAGGGCGACCTCACCATTCAGTTCACTCAGCGCACCATCCAGGGCGTGTACGCCGATATGAAGGTCATGGTGGATCGCCTCAAGTCCGTGGTCGGCGAGGTGCGGTCCGCCTCCGAAAACGTGGCCTCCGGCAGCGAGGAGTTGTCCGCCTCGTCCGAGTCCTTGTCTCAGGGGGCCACGGAGCAGGCCGCCAGCGTGGAGGAGGTATCCTCTTCCATGGAGGAGATGGGCGCGAACATCCGCCAGAACGCGGATAACGCCAGGGAAACCGAGACCATCGCGCTGAAGGCGGCGCAGGACGCCAACGAAGGCGGCGAGGCCGTCTCCGAAACCGTGTCCGCCATGCAGCAGATCGCCGAGAAGATCTCCATCATCGAGGAGATCGCGCGGCAGACCAACCTGCTGGCGCTCAACGCGGCCATCGAGGCGGCGCGCGCCGGAGAGCACGGCAAAGGCTTCGCCGTGGTCGCGGCCGAGGTTCGCAAGCTGGCGGAACGCAGCGGCGCCGCCGCCGGCGAGATCAGCGACCTTTCCCAGAACAGCGTGGCCGTGGCCGAGAAGGCCGGCAACATGCTCGCCAAGCTCGTGCCGGATATCCAGCGCACTGCCGAGCTCGTGCAGGAGATCGCCGCGGCCACCGTGGAGCAGGATGCCGGGGCCGACCAGATCAACAAGGCGATCCAACAGCTCGATCAGGTGATCCAGCAGAATGCCTCGGCAGCCGAGGAAATGGCATCCACATCCGAAGAGCTGGCCAGCCAGGCCGAGCAGCTCCTCAGCGCCATGGGCTTCTTCCAGCTGGACGCCATGTCTGGCGGAGGCGGTGGCAGTGGCAAGTTCTCCGCCCATGTGCACAGGCCGCAACCGCTGCCTTCCGGCGACGGCAACCAGAAAGCGAAGAAGAACAGCAAGGATAAGGGAATGATGCTGGAGATGGGGGAGTCAAGCGACGACGATTTCGAGCGGTTCTGA
- a CDS encoding flavodoxin family protein → MIDILGVSGTPRRNGNSDAMAEAVLAAAEAQGMATRMVRLRDYDFGPCVGCERCRKDKACTRLMDGMQLIYPLLQEARGLVLVSPVHTYNISALMKAFIDRLYCYYDFEDGVPRAWSSRLAGQGRKAVLACVAEQLEQENLGVAMEAMRMPLASHDYEIVGELPVLGLFRAGAVRSHEEALERCATLGRELAKALHGPVSDRSTASRT, encoded by the coding sequence ATGATCGACATTCTGGGTGTGAGCGGCACTCCGCGGAGGAACGGCAACAGCGACGCCATGGCGGAAGCCGTTCTTGCCGCGGCCGAGGCGCAGGGTATGGCCACGCGCATGGTCCGGCTGCGCGATTACGACTTCGGCCCATGCGTGGGGTGCGAGCGATGCCGCAAGGACAAGGCCTGCACGCGGCTCATGGACGGCATGCAGCTCATCTACCCGTTGCTGCAGGAGGCGCGGGGGCTGGTTCTGGTTTCGCCCGTGCATACCTATAATATCAGCGCGCTAATGAAGGCGTTTATCGACAGGCTGTACTGCTACTACGACTTTGAGGACGGCGTGCCCCGCGCGTGGTCCAGCCGCCTTGCCGGCCAGGGCCGCAAGGCTGTTCTCGCCTGCGTGGCCGAGCAGCTGGAGCAGGAGAACCTGGGCGTGGCCATGGAGGCCATGCGCATGCCGCTTGCGTCCCACGACTACGAGATCGTGGGCGAGCTGCCTGTGCTCGGCCTGTTCCGGGCCGGCGCGGTGCGCTCGCACGAGGAGGCATTGGAGCGCTGCGCAACGCTGGGCCGGGAGCTGGCAAAGGCGCTGCACGGACCTGTGTCAGATCGCAGCACAGCGTCCCGGACTTGA
- a CDS encoding ABC transporter substrate-binding protein encodes MGKLRIIICALAFVLVASVAMAEDYTVSVSQIVEHPALDATRQGFMDYLEEQGLDVKYNVHIAQGNIATANQIANQIMDEDPDLVLAIATPTAQACAQRIHETPVIATAVTDFVGAGLVKSMDKPGGNVTGMTDMTPMDKHLDLMLEFVPDATAVGVIYNAGEDNSVTLVKFLRDACEAKGVKLEEATIQNSSGVLQAARSLVGKVQAIYIPTDNTVVTALESAMKVAHENHIPLFSGDTDSVERGTLASLGFDYYNMGRQTGEMAFRILKEGANPADMPVETLQDLSLWVNKDAAEKMGVTIPEAVLDRADTVLE; translated from the coding sequence ATGGGAAAACTTCGGATCATCATCTGCGCCCTCGCGTTCGTGCTCGTCGCATCGGTCGCGATGGCTGAAGACTACACGGTATCCGTCAGCCAGATCGTCGAGCACCCGGCGCTGGACGCCACCCGGCAGGGGTTCATGGATTACCTGGAAGAGCAGGGCCTGGACGTGAAGTACAACGTCCACATCGCCCAGGGCAACATTGCCACGGCCAACCAGATCGCCAACCAGATCATGGATGAGGACCCGGACCTCGTGCTGGCCATCGCCACGCCTACGGCCCAGGCGTGTGCGCAGCGCATTCATGAGACGCCGGTTATCGCCACGGCCGTGACAGACTTTGTGGGCGCCGGCCTGGTCAAGTCCATGGACAAGCCCGGCGGCAACGTCACCGGCATGACCGACATGACCCCCATGGACAAGCACCTGGACCTGATGCTGGAGTTCGTGCCGGACGCCACGGCCGTCGGCGTGATCTACAACGCCGGCGAGGACAACTCCGTAACTCTGGTGAAGTTCCTGCGCGATGCGTGCGAGGCAAAGGGCGTGAAGCTGGAAGAGGCCACCATCCAGAACTCCTCCGGCGTGCTGCAGGCCGCCCGTAGCCTGGTGGGCAAGGTCCAGGCCATCTACATCCCCACGGATAACACCGTGGTCACGGCCCTGGAGTCCGCCATGAAGGTGGCGCACGAGAACCACATCCCGCTCTTCTCCGGCGATACGGACTCCGTGGAGCGCGGAACCCTGGCCTCCCTGGGATTCGACTACTACAACATGGGCCGGCAAACCGGCGAGATGGCTTTCCGCATTCTGAAGGAAGGCGCCAACCCCGCCGACATGCCCGTGGAAACGCTGCAGGATCTCTCCCTGTGGGTGAACAAGGACGCGGCCGAGAAGATGGGTGTGACCATCCCGGAAGCAGTGCTCGACCGCGCGGACACGGTCCTCGAATAA
- a CDS encoding ABC transporter permease: MSYYAFIGAVESGFVYGLMVLGVYLTFRVLDFPDLTVDGSLPLGAAVASVAITAGVPPYIAIILAMGAGFLAGMVTGILNTKFKILHLLASILTMIALYSVNIRIMGRPNMTLLGKPTVLDPLEALGIPSSLAPLTLFGTIAIIVVCGLIWLLHTEWGQAMLATGDNPQMITSQGVDTNIVIILGVGLSNALVALSGALVCQSQGAADVNMGVGTIVAGLASVIVGETVFGHRGVARPLIAALLGSIVYRLAIALALGLELGAFSVTPSDLNLITAILVVVALVSPQIKAKVMSRAHS; encoded by the coding sequence ATGAGCTATTACGCATTCATCGGCGCCGTGGAATCTGGCTTTGTGTACGGGCTTATGGTCCTCGGCGTCTACCTCACCTTCCGGGTGCTCGACTTCCCGGACCTGACTGTGGACGGCAGCCTGCCCCTGGGCGCGGCTGTAGCCTCCGTGGCCATCACGGCCGGCGTGCCACCGTATATCGCGATTATCCTCGCCATGGGCGCAGGGTTCCTGGCCGGCATGGTCACGGGCATTTTGAACACCAAGTTCAAGATCCTCCACCTGCTGGCCTCTATCCTGACCATGATCGCCCTCTACTCGGTGAACATTCGAATCATGGGCCGGCCCAACATGACGCTGCTGGGCAAGCCCACGGTGCTGGACCCGCTGGAGGCGCTGGGCATCCCGTCGTCGTTGGCGCCGCTCACGCTCTTCGGCACCATCGCCATCATCGTGGTCTGCGGTCTCATCTGGCTGCTGCACACGGAGTGGGGCCAGGCCATGCTCGCCACCGGCGACAACCCCCAGATGATCACGAGCCAGGGCGTGGATACGAACATCGTCATCATCCTGGGCGTGGGCCTCTCCAACGCGCTGGTCGCCCTGTCCGGCGCGCTGGTCTGCCAGAGCCAGGGCGCGGCGGATGTGAACATGGGCGTGGGCACCATCGTTGCCGGCCTCGCCTCGGTCATTGTGGGAGAAACCGTCTTCGGCCACCGCGGCGTGGCGCGGCCGCTCATCGCCGCTTTGCTCGGCTCCATCGTCTACCGCCTGGCCATTGCCCTGGCCCTGGGCCTGGAGCTCGGCGCGTTCTCGGTCACGCCCTCGGATCTCAACCTAATCACCGCCATCCTGGTGGTCGTTGCGCTTGTCTCACCGCAGATCAAGGCCAAGGTGATGTCCCGTGCTCATTCTTGA
- a CDS encoding ABC transporter ATP-binding protein, with translation MLILEKITKYFNKGTINEVFALKSLDLIVERADFVTVIGSNGAGKSTMLNCVAGGFLPDSGRLVLSGHDITKWPEHKRAKFLGRVFQDPLKGTCASLTIEQNLALALRRGTRRGLATGVKDKDRELFREKLALLGLGLEFRLKDQVGLLSGGQRQALTMLMATMVKPDVLLLDEHTAALDPKTATQIIELTEQIVEAEKLTTLMVTHNMNQALAMGNRLVMLHQGEIILDVEGEDKRKLTVEDLLQQFYAVRGEKLTSDRMLLA, from the coding sequence GTGCTCATTCTTGAGAAAATTACCAAGTACTTCAACAAAGGCACCATCAACGAGGTCTTCGCGCTGAAAAGCCTGGACCTCATCGTGGAGCGCGCGGACTTCGTCACGGTTATCGGCTCCAACGGCGCGGGCAAGTCCACCATGCTCAACTGCGTGGCCGGTGGCTTTTTGCCGGATTCGGGCCGCCTCGTGCTCTCCGGCCACGACATCACCAAATGGCCGGAGCACAAGCGCGCCAAGTTCCTCGGCCGCGTGTTCCAGGACCCGCTCAAGGGCACCTGCGCCTCCCTGACCATCGAGCAAAACCTCGCCCTGGCCCTGCGCCGGGGCACGCGACGGGGCCTTGCCACGGGTGTGAAGGACAAGGACCGCGAACTCTTCCGCGAGAAGCTGGCGCTCCTCGGCCTGGGGCTGGAGTTCCGGCTCAAGGACCAGGTGGGGCTGCTCTCCGGCGGCCAGCGCCAGGCGCTCACCATGCTCATGGCCACCATGGTCAAGCCGGACGTGCTGCTCCTGGACGAGCACACCGCGGCCCTGGACCCCAAGACCGCCACACAGATCATCGAGCTCACCGAGCAGATCGTGGAGGCCGAGAAGCTCACCACGCTTATGGTCACGCACAACATGAACCAGGCCCTGGCCATGGGCAACCGGCTCGTCATGCTCCATCAGGGCGAGATCATTCTGGATGTGGAGGGCGAGGACAAGCGCAAGCTCACGGTGGAGGACCTGTTGCAGCAGTTCTACGCCGTACGCGGGGAAAAGCTCACCTCGGACAGAATGCTCCTGGCCTGA
- a CDS encoding DMT family transporter → MLWFLLAFATAFFSASEVAVAKRTLGDLPPLYIVAYPCAYSLPLFALGLVFVDIPPIAPGFWSLLAVLVPINALGMLLTYAAVRMSPLSLTMPFQAFTPIFAVVTGFFFLDEVPSWLGVAGIVTIVFGSWVLTAGGPRRENDLLAPLKAIVADPGSRLMLGAAIVFAFAVVMGKDLLLHSSPLFAGMSFFIIHNTAILVALFLTRTIRPATLLERPVAGLLIGCVLFVHIVCHNLALSLTYAAYMVAVKRLNGLISVLYGGVMFKESNMRRRLVGAGLMALGAAIVALVG, encoded by the coding sequence GTGCTCTGGTTCCTCCTCGCGTTCGCCACGGCATTTTTCTCGGCCAGCGAGGTCGCCGTGGCCAAGCGCACTCTGGGAGACCTCCCGCCGCTGTACATCGTGGCCTATCCCTGCGCCTACAGTCTGCCGCTGTTCGCGCTGGGCCTGGTCTTTGTGGACATACCGCCCATCGCGCCCGGCTTCTGGAGCCTGCTCGCCGTGCTCGTGCCGATCAACGCCCTGGGCATGCTGCTCACGTACGCGGCCGTCAGGATGTCGCCGCTCTCCCTGACCATGCCATTCCAGGCGTTCACGCCCATCTTCGCGGTGGTCACAGGCTTCTTCTTCCTGGATGAGGTCCCGTCCTGGCTGGGTGTGGCCGGCATCGTCACCATTGTCTTCGGCAGCTGGGTGCTCACGGCCGGCGGCCCCCGGCGGGAGAACGATCTGCTCGCCCCGCTCAAGGCCATAGTCGCCGATCCTGGATCGCGGCTCATGCTCGGCGCGGCCATTGTCTTCGCCTTTGCCGTGGTCATGGGCAAGGATCTCCTGCTCCATTCCTCGCCCCTTTTCGCCGGCATGAGCTTCTTCATCATCCACAACACGGCGATCCTGGTTGCGCTGTTTCTGACGCGCACAATCCGGCCCGCGACGCTGCTGGAGCGACCCGTTGCCGGGCTGCTCATCGGCTGCGTGCTCTTTGTGCACATCGTCTGCCACAACCTGGCCCTCTCTCTGACCTACGCCGCGTACATGGTTGCCGTAAAACGCTTGAATGGTTTGATCTCCGTGTTGTACGGAGGTGTCATGTTCAAGGAAAGCAACATGCGGCGCCGGCTGGTCGGCGCGGGACTCATGGCCCTGGGCGCGGCCATTGTCGCCCTGGTTGGTTAG
- a CDS encoding ASKHA domain-containing protein: MGFIIKRTNGATRTVEPRPGRTLAQEIFAHGFLPPRPLCSGLGRCGLCRVRFEDASLAPAAEPSEQELLAPEEIADGWRLACRRQAQAVPDGAVIFAPDIEQDGRRMHADATPDAKPSATRGAAGEGPVGLCLAVDLGTTSLHWAAMQNEICVAHGVELNPQLGAGSEVMSRIGYALDPDGARELQALVVDRLEALADSLPAMLDADVRVEQVCLVGNTAMTAIAQGRSVDGLARAPYRLEYPGDAESPLSERLPRCYVPAQIGPFVGADAAAGLVPLLRQDIPRPFLLADLGTNGEFILVMEQGGEVRLHAASVALGPALEGIGLGHGAMAGPGVATRFELAPAGLVAKEAGGAMLRTAAGISGTGYLSLVHTLIRAGALDRDGHFLDPDEVSSPLARRLLASVEEHAAHRALRLPLVQENGQPLHLDPRDVEELLKVKAAFHVAFDVLLAAAGITAGDLDSVQLAGALGEHVSPADLEGLGFVPRGIAPRLRAAGNLALEGAKLLCYETSLRTRLAQLARRAQVLDLASDGGFHAAFAAAMTFDHATHS, translated from the coding sequence ATGGGCTTCATTATTAAACGCACAAACGGCGCGACGCGAACCGTGGAACCTCGGCCCGGCAGGACCCTGGCCCAGGAGATCTTCGCGCACGGCTTCCTGCCCCCGCGGCCGCTGTGCTCCGGCCTGGGCCGCTGCGGCCTGTGTCGTGTCCGGTTCGAGGATGCGTCCCTGGCCCCGGCGGCCGAGCCGTCCGAGCAGGAGCTGCTTGCTCCTGAAGAGATCGCCGACGGCTGGCGGCTGGCCTGCCGCCGTCAGGCCCAGGCCGTACCGGACGGGGCGGTGATCTTCGCGCCGGACATCGAGCAGGATGGCCGGCGCATGCATGCGGATGCCACGCCAGACGCCAAACCAAGCGCGACGCGAGGTGCCGCTGGGGAAGGGCCTGTGGGACTTTGTCTGGCCGTGGACCTGGGCACCACCAGCCTGCACTGGGCCGCCATGCAGAACGAAATATGCGTGGCCCACGGCGTGGAGCTCAACCCGCAGCTCGGCGCCGGCAGCGAGGTCATGTCGCGCATCGGCTACGCCCTTGATCCGGACGGCGCACGCGAGCTTCAGGCCCTGGTGGTGGACCGGCTGGAGGCGCTGGCCGATTCATTGCCCGCAATGTTGGACGCGGATGTGCGCGTGGAGCAGGTCTGCCTGGTGGGCAACACGGCCATGACCGCCATCGCTCAGGGACGCAGCGTGGACGGGCTGGCCCGCGCTCCGTACCGGCTCGAATATCCCGGCGACGCCGAGTCGCCCCTGTCCGAGCGTCTGCCCCGCTGCTATGTGCCGGCGCAGATCGGCCCATTCGTGGGCGCGGACGCCGCGGCCGGGCTCGTGCCCCTGCTGCGGCAGGACATCCCGCGACCCTTCCTCTTGGCCGATCTCGGCACCAATGGCGAGTTCATCCTGGTGATGGAGCAGGGCGGAGAAGTCAGGCTCCACGCCGCCAGTGTGGCCCTGGGACCGGCGCTGGAAGGCATCGGCCTGGGCCACGGCGCCATGGCCGGACCGGGCGTGGCTACGCGGTTCGAGCTCGCTCCGGCCGGGCTCGTGGCCAAGGAGGCCGGCGGGGCAATGCTTCGGACCGCGGCCGGCATCTCCGGCACCGGCTACCTGAGCCTCGTGCATACCCTTATCCGCGCCGGAGCTCTGGATCGCGACGGCCATTTCCTCGATCCGGACGAGGTCTCCTCGCCCCTGGCGCGCAGGCTTCTGGCCTCGGTCGAGGAGCACGCAGCACACCGCGCTCTGCGGCTGCCCCTTGTCCAGGAAAATGGACAGCCGCTGCACCTCGATCCGCGTGACGTGGAGGAGCTGCTCAAGGTCAAGGCCGCGTTCCATGTGGCTTTCGACGTGTTGCTTGCCGCGGCCGGGATCACGGCCGGCGATCTGGATTCGGTGCAGCTGGCCGGCGCCTTGGGCGAGCACGTCTCCCCGGCGGATTTGGAAGGGCTGGGCTTTGTCCCCCGCGGCATCGCGCCGCGCCTGCGCGCTGCCGGAAATCTGGCCCTGGAGGGGGCGAAGCTCCTGTGCTATGAAACTTCTTTGCGCACGCGCTTGGCGCAGCTCGCCCGGCGCGCGCAGGTACTCGACCTCGCATCCGACGGGGGCTTCCACGCGGCCTTTGCAGCCGCCATGACTTTTGACCACGCTACGCATTCATGA
- a CDS encoding small ribosomal subunit Rsm22 family protein, with the protein MTKPFAINTLLPPLPDEAAAFLERYPDLLSRAYPLKRKHRAGLPDAIQRLSRALTSERSDRPPDYLRDPALLGAYLYYFLPWNLYRLTRLFTGLREPLLSMLPEESTIVDAGSGPLTTIQALWLALPERREARWSVSCLDLAGKAMKIGRELLDGLAGGRAAWKVRLVQKPAPGGVRDLPKRYDLLIAANLLNELATSRDDSPGGAVAGRIGPLLERATSGALIIEPGTRLGGTMVSNAREVAQERGFSAIAPCPAPSTHAASGSLFPCSVLGAHGRGQAWCHFKAAATGAPEWLEKLTKEAGFGREDVSLSFALLAAREVAPREAKRLEARVLSNAFSLGESGESGDSGAYVCTPKGLMLLRAASRAALPTQGSRVFVQPPSGPERDPKSGAPIAELGDES; encoded by the coding sequence ATGACCAAACCCTTTGCCATAAACACGCTGCTGCCGCCGCTGCCCGACGAGGCCGCGGCGTTTCTGGAGCGTTATCCCGATCTGCTCTCGCGCGCCTATCCGCTCAAGCGCAAGCACCGCGCCGGCCTGCCGGACGCCATCCAGCGCCTCTCCCGCGCCCTCACCAGCGAACGCAGCGACCGGCCGCCGGACTACCTGCGCGACCCGGCGCTCCTCGGCGCGTACCTCTATTACTTCCTGCCGTGGAACCTCTACCGCCTCACGCGGCTGTTCACCGGCCTGCGCGAGCCGCTGCTCTCCATGCTGCCCGAAGAGTCCACAATTGTAGACGCCGGCAGCGGTCCGCTGACCACAATCCAGGCCCTCTGGCTGGCCCTGCCGGAGCGGCGGGAAGCCCGCTGGTCCGTGAGCTGCCTGGACCTGGCCGGCAAGGCCATGAAGATCGGCCGTGAGCTGCTGGACGGGCTGGCCGGCGGCCGCGCCGCCTGGAAGGTGCGCCTGGTGCAGAAGCCTGCGCCCGGCGGCGTGCGCGATCTGCCCAAGCGCTACGATCTGCTCATTGCCGCGAACCTGCTGAACGAGCTGGCCACCTCCCGCGACGACTCACCGGGCGGGGCCGTGGCCGGCCGGATTGGCCCTCTGTTGGAGCGGGCTACATCCGGCGCGCTGATCATCGAGCCCGGCACCCGGCTTGGCGGCACCATGGTCTCCAACGCCCGCGAGGTTGCGCAGGAGCGCGGCTTCAGCGCTATTGCGCCGTGCCCGGCGCCGTCCACACATGCCGCCTCCGGCTCGCTCTTCCCGTGCTCCGTGCTCGGGGCCCACGGCCGGGGCCAGGCGTGGTGCCACTTCAAGGCCGCAGCCACCGGCGCACCTGAGTGGCTGGAAAAGCTCACCAAGGAAGCCGGCTTTGGCCGGGAGGACGTCTCCCTGAGCTTCGCGCTGCTCGCCGCCAGGGAAGTGGCCCCGCGCGAGGCGAAGCGTCTTGAAGCGCGGGTGCTGTCCAACGCTTTTTCCCTGGGCGAATCCGGCGAGTCCGGTGACTCGGGCGCCTATGTCTGCACACCAAAGGGGCTCATGCTGCTGCGCGCGGCCAGCCGCGCCGCCTTGCCCACGCAGGGCTCCCGCGTGTTCGTACAGCCGCCCAGCGGTCCGGAGCGCGATCCCAAGTCCGGCGCGCCCATTGCGGAGCTCGGAGACGAGTCGTGA
- the lipB gene encoding lipoyl(octanoyl) transferase LipB codes for MIVQDLGLIEYDAAHDIQLERRDAVEAGADETLFLLEHQPVVTIGRTGRAQGLTVPESVLTERGITVRHTERGGDATCHFPGQLVAYVVFRLAKRPGGVRAFVQFLEQCAIDVCAECGVSAHRREGFPGVWTDGGKIASIGLGVRRWVSYHGLALNVGADLGPFEWVVPCGIAGARATSIDLEHRRLAESAGRPYPEPIPMEHVKHAFVQAFRTHQAASPVAAGEAPRQ; via the coding sequence GTGATTGTCCAGGATCTTGGACTGATCGAGTATGACGCCGCGCACGATATCCAGCTGGAACGCCGTGATGCCGTGGAGGCCGGGGCCGACGAGACCCTCTTTTTGCTGGAGCACCAGCCCGTGGTGACCATCGGCCGCACCGGCCGCGCCCAGGGGCTCACGGTCCCCGAATCCGTCTTGACTGAACGCGGCATCACCGTGCGCCACACCGAGCGCGGCGGCGACGCGACCTGCCACTTCCCTGGCCAGCTCGTGGCCTACGTGGTCTTCCGGCTGGCAAAACGTCCCGGCGGAGTGCGCGCCTTTGTCCAATTTTTAGAACAATGCGCCATCGATGTCTGCGCCGAATGCGGCGTGTCAGCCCATCGCCGGGAGGGCTTTCCCGGCGTCTGGACCGATGGCGGCAAGATCGCGTCCATCGGCCTGGGCGTGCGTCGCTGGGTCAGCTACCACGGCCTCGCCCTCAACGTGGGCGCGGACCTGGGCCCCTTCGAGTGGGTGGTGCCGTGCGGCATTGCTGGTGCGCGGGCCACGTCCATCGACCTGGAGCACCGCCGCCTTGCCGAATCCGCCGGTCGACCGTACCCTGAGCCCATACCCATGGAGCACGTCAAACATGCCTTTGTCCAAGCCTTCCGAACGCACCAAGCGGCTTCCCCCGTGGCTGCGGGTGAAGCTCCCCGACAATAA
- the lipA gene encoding lipoyl synthase, with protein sequence MPLSKPSERTKRLPPWLRVKLPDNKEFAETGRLLASRGLHTVCQSARCPNIFECFSRKVATFMILGAVCTRNCAFCNITPGAPTPVDPDEPRRLAEAARELGLRHVVVTSVTRDDLPDGGAAHFAATIRALKQNTDVSVEVLIPDLGGSECDLSTILDARPDVLNHNVETVPRLYPAIRPQADYQQSLTLLSRAAAAGVPAKSGLMVGLGETDGEVNAVIRDLAAAGCSMVTVGQYLAPSRLHPEPDRYVPPPHFDEYAACGRHHGIRHMFCGPHVRSSYKAEKI encoded by the coding sequence ATGCCTTTGTCCAAGCCTTCCGAACGCACCAAGCGGCTTCCCCCGTGGCTGCGGGTGAAGCTCCCCGACAATAAGGAGTTCGCCGAGACCGGGCGTCTGCTCGCCTCACGCGGCCTGCACACCGTCTGCCAAAGCGCGCGCTGCCCGAACATCTTCGAGTGCTTCTCGCGCAAGGTCGCTACCTTCATGATCCTCGGCGCGGTCTGCACCCGCAACTGCGCCTTCTGCAACATCACGCCTGGTGCACCGACTCCCGTGGACCCGGACGAGCCCCGCCGCCTGGCCGAGGCCGCCCGCGAGCTCGGCCTGCGCCATGTGGTCGTTACCTCCGTGACCCGCGACGACCTGCCCGACGGCGGGGCTGCGCACTTTGCCGCCACCATCCGCGCCCTCAAGCAGAACACCGACGTGAGCGTGGAGGTGCTCATCCCCGACCTCGGCGGTTCCGAGTGCGATCTGTCCACAATTCTGGACGCCAGACCGGACGTGCTCAATCACAACGTGGAGACCGTGCCGCGCCTCTACCCAGCAATCCGACCCCAGGCCGACTACCAGCAGTCCCTTACCCTCCTGTCTCGCGCCGCCGCGGCCGGCGTACCGGCCAAAAGCGGGCTCATGGTCGGCCTCGGCGAGACCGATGGCGAGGTCAACGCCGTGATCCGCGACCTGGCCGCCGCCGGCTGCTCCATGGTTACCGTGGGCCAGTACCTCGCCCCTTCCCGCCTTCACCCGGAGCCCGATCGCTATGTCCCGCCGCCGCATTTCGATGAGTACGCCGCCTGCGGCCGTCACCACGGCATCCGCCACATGTTCTGCGGCCCGCACGTCCGCAGCAGCTACAAGGCTGAGAAGATTTAA